One bacterium DNA window includes the following coding sequences:
- a CDS encoding dihydroorotase family protein, producing the protein MVTARGRFPADIHVQDGKIVALGTHDTPAAQVVDAGGLLAIPGVVDSHVHFMDPGEPDREDFITGSAAAAVGGTTTVIEHTHAAPVLDVEGLHRKVAHLQHRSLIDFGLGAHVWPDRLDRLHELWAAGPAYLKVFTCETHGVPAVLAGDLLQCFRAAARFGGLLLIHCEDDAMTRERERVLRAAGRIDYGIIPEWRSREAEEVAAAETALLARMTGARVVIAHTSHPEAVDLVRRERMRGASLWVESCPQYFFLQESEVLDHGPFRKFTPPARLKSGEEAAAMWRLLAEGGITHISTDHAPSTRAQKQDGDIWQVPFGLPGVETTLTLMLHAVHHGWVTLERVVDALCERPARLYGFYPRKGGLLPGADADIALVDPARSRVIRDAQVISKAGWSPYAGMAVVGGPVMTFSRGRLVAKDGRPVGEPGWGRWLPGAGSPIPA; encoded by the coding sequence GTGGTCACCGCGCGGGGTCGATTCCCGGCGGATATCCACGTGCAGGATGGGAAGATCGTGGCGCTCGGGACCCACGACACCCCCGCCGCGCAGGTCGTGGACGCCGGCGGGTTATTGGCGATTCCCGGGGTCGTGGACAGCCACGTGCACTTCATGGATCCGGGGGAGCCCGACCGCGAGGATTTCATCACCGGGAGCGCGGCAGCGGCGGTCGGCGGGACGACCACCGTGATCGAACATACCCACGCGGCTCCCGTCCTCGACGTCGAGGGACTGCACCGGAAGGTCGCCCACCTCCAGCACCGCTCGCTTATCGATTTCGGTCTCGGGGCCCACGTCTGGCCGGACCGGCTCGACCGGCTGCATGAGTTGTGGGCGGCCGGTCCCGCCTACCTGAAAGTGTTCACCTGCGAAACGCACGGTGTCCCAGCGGTGCTGGCCGGCGACCTCCTGCAGTGCTTTCGCGCCGCCGCGCGGTTCGGCGGTCTCCTGTTGATCCACTGCGAGGATGACGCGATGACCCGCGAGCGCGAGCGGGTCCTTCGAGCGGCAGGCCGGATCGACTACGGGATCATCCCCGAGTGGCGGTCACGCGAGGCCGAGGAGGTTGCCGCGGCGGAGACCGCGCTGCTTGCGCGCATGACCGGAGCCCGCGTCGTCATCGCCCACACCAGCCATCCCGAGGCCGTCGACCTGGTTCGGCGGGAGCGCATGCGGGGCGCCAGTTTGTGGGTGGAGAGCTGCCCTCAGTATTTCTTTCTCCAGGAGTCAGAGGTGCTCGATCACGGTCCGTTTCGCAAGTTCACGCCCCCGGCCCGCCTGAAGAGCGGAGAGGAGGCGGCCGCGATGTGGCGGTTGCTGGCGGAGGGCGGCATCACGCACATCTCGACCGATCACGCGCCCTCCACCCGGGCGCAGAAGCAGGACGGTGACATCTGGCAGGTCCCCTTCGGGCTTCCGGGGGTGGAGACGACGCTCACGCTGATGCTGCACGCGGTTCATCACGGATGGGTGACGCTCGAGCGGGTGGTGGACGCGCTGTGCGAGCGTCCGGCGCGGTTGTACGGTTTCTATCCGCGGAAGGGCGGCCTGCTTCCCGGCGCGGACGCCGACATCGCGCTGGTGGATCCCGCGCGGTCTCGCGTGATCCGGGACGCCCAGGTGATCAGCAAGGCGGGGTGGAGTCCCTACGCGGGGATGGCCGTTGTGGGAGGGCCGGTAATGACGTTCTCTAGAGGGCGCCTCGTGGCGAAGGACGGCCGGCCGGTGGGTGAGCCGGGGTGGGGCCGGTGGCTCCCGGGTGCGGGGTCGCCCATCCCCGCCTAG